Proteins co-encoded in one Aggregicoccus sp. 17bor-14 genomic window:
- a CDS encoding DHA2 family efflux MFS transporter permease subunit: MRSEHIEGSKVGITIAVMLAALMSVLDISIVNVALSDIRASFGTPLDQIAWVSTGYMMANVVVIPMTGWLQRKFGYRRYFTFSILLFTAASVLCGLSWNLPSLVAFRILQGVGGGAIIPTSQAILFARYPQEEHGMAGALFGLGAITGPLLGPTLGGYLIEWASWHWIFLINVPVGLLAASMAWKEIKQPYFEPTREKVDTYGIGLLAVGMATLQYTLEEGNREGWFDSVLITVTAAIAAISLITFIVHELEAPHPVVDLRVFANRSYSAATGLNFLTGTALFSASFLFSLYAGTVMRYSALDIGLLFLKGSAIQVAIMPLVGRFGNKVDGRYLIGFGVLMMCWSLWTNAHLTAQSSNLQMMAPIFIRACGLGFLFVPLSVFALSGLPAHQRGNGAGLYNLTRELGGSIGTAWMSSALDRRTKLYHLSLGEHVDAFNQYAQEQLRMLQGAFTGRVADPFSAALQVLNQKVSAQSLIRAFNDNFEVLTFLFALSLVLIFMLKKPVPGVKIEGAH, translated from the coding sequence TTGAGAAGCGAGCACATCGAAGGCAGCAAGGTGGGCATCACCATCGCGGTGATGCTCGCCGCCCTGATGTCCGTGTTGGACATCTCCATCGTCAACGTGGCGCTGAGCGACATCCGCGCGAGCTTCGGCACGCCGCTGGATCAGATCGCCTGGGTGTCCACCGGCTACATGATGGCCAACGTGGTCGTCATCCCGATGACCGGCTGGCTGCAGCGCAAGTTCGGCTACCGCCGCTACTTCACCTTCAGCATCCTGCTGTTCACCGCAGCCTCGGTGCTGTGCGGGCTCTCGTGGAACCTGCCCTCGCTGGTGGCCTTCCGCATCCTGCAGGGCGTGGGCGGCGGCGCCATCATCCCGACCTCCCAGGCGATCCTCTTCGCCCGCTATCCGCAGGAGGAGCACGGCATGGCCGGCGCGCTCTTCGGCCTGGGCGCCATCACGGGTCCCCTGCTGGGGCCCACCCTGGGCGGGTACCTCATCGAGTGGGCGAGCTGGCACTGGATCTTCCTCATCAACGTGCCGGTGGGCTTGCTCGCCGCGTCCATGGCGTGGAAGGAGATCAAGCAGCCCTACTTCGAGCCCACGCGCGAGAAGGTGGACACCTACGGCATCGGCCTGCTCGCGGTAGGCATGGCCACGCTGCAGTACACGCTCGAGGAGGGCAACCGCGAGGGCTGGTTCGACTCGGTGCTCATCACGGTGACGGCCGCCATCGCCGCCATCTCGCTCATCACCTTCATCGTGCACGAGCTGGAGGCGCCCCACCCGGTGGTGGACCTGCGGGTCTTCGCGAACAGATCGTATTCCGCCGCCACGGGGCTCAACTTCCTCACCGGCACGGCGCTGTTCAGCGCGAGCTTCCTCTTCAGCCTCTACGCCGGCACGGTGATGCGCTACTCGGCGCTCGACATCGGCCTGCTCTTCCTCAAGGGCAGCGCCATCCAGGTCGCGATCATGCCGCTGGTGGGCCGCTTCGGGAACAAGGTGGACGGCCGCTACCTCATCGGCTTCGGCGTGCTGATGATGTGCTGGTCCCTGTGGACGAACGCGCACCTCACCGCGCAGTCGAGCAACCTGCAGATGATGGCGCCCATCTTCATCCGCGCCTGCGGCCTGGGCTTCCTCTTCGTGCCGCTGAGCGTGTTCGCGCTCTCCGGGCTGCCCGCGCACCAGCGCGGCAACGGCGCAGGCCTCTACAACCTCACCCGCGAGCTCGGTGGCAGCATCGGCACCGCGTGGATGAGCAGCGCGCTGGACCGCCGCACCAAGCTCTACCACCTGAGCCTGGGCGAGCACGTGGACGCCTTCAACCAGTACGCGCAGGAGCAGCTGCGCATGCTGCAGGGCGCGTTCACCGGCCGCGTGGCGGACCCCTTCAGCGCGGCGCTGCAGGTGCTGAACCAGAAGGTGAGCGCGCAGTCGCTCATCCGCGCGTTCAACGACAACTTCGAGGTGCTCACCTTCCTCTTCGCGCTCTCGCTCGTGCTGATCTTCATGCTGAAGAAGCCGGTGCCGGGTGTGAAGATCGAGGGCGCGCACTAG
- a CDS encoding pyridoxal-phosphate dependent enzyme → MADLHITTPLLRHDPLSAALGKQVLLKMDSLQPSGSFKLRGIGRMCQRAVQAGARHLVCPSGGNAGFAAAVAGRSLGVPTTIVVPHTTPESVRRQIQAIGATLKVHGSVWDEANEEALRLCREGGVYVPPFDHPDIWDGNATLIDEAVRQAEGGLDAVVCSVGGGGLLCGVLEGLHRNGLPNVPVVAVETEGAASFHASVKAGALVTLPAITSIATTLGAKRVAPAALEWTRRHRVHSVTVTDAQATEACLCFADDLRVLVEPACGAALAVAYGRLDVLAPFQRPLLVVCGGIAVDLEKLRAWHAGRATSGREAGE, encoded by the coding sequence ATGGCCGACCTGCACATCACGACCCCGCTGCTGCGCCACGACCCGCTCTCCGCCGCCCTCGGCAAGCAGGTGCTGCTCAAGATGGACAGCCTGCAGCCCTCGGGCTCCTTCAAGCTGCGCGGCATCGGGCGCATGTGCCAACGCGCGGTGCAGGCCGGCGCGCGCCACCTGGTGTGCCCCTCGGGGGGCAACGCGGGCTTCGCGGCGGCCGTCGCGGGGCGCTCGCTCGGCGTGCCCACCACCATCGTGGTGCCGCACACCACCCCGGAGTCCGTGCGCCGGCAGATCCAGGCCATCGGTGCCACGCTGAAGGTGCACGGCAGCGTCTGGGACGAGGCCAACGAGGAGGCGCTGCGCCTGTGCCGCGAGGGCGGCGTGTACGTGCCGCCCTTCGACCATCCGGACATCTGGGACGGCAATGCCACGCTCATCGACGAGGCCGTGCGCCAGGCCGAGGGCGGCCTCGACGCGGTGGTGTGCTCCGTGGGCGGAGGCGGCCTCCTGTGCGGCGTGCTCGAGGGCCTGCACCGCAACGGCCTTCCCAACGTGCCGGTGGTGGCGGTGGAGACCGAGGGCGCGGCCTCGTTCCACGCCTCGGTGAAAGCGGGCGCGCTCGTCACCCTGCCGGCCATCACCTCCATCGCCACCACCCTGGGCGCCAAGCGCGTGGCGCCGGCCGCCCTCGAGTGGACGCGCCGCCACCGCGTGCACAGCGTCACCGTGACGGACGCCCAGGCCACCGAGGCCTGCCTGTGCTTTGCCGATGACCTGCGCGTCCTGGTGGAGCCCGCGTGCGGGGCGGCGCTCGCGGTCGCCTACGGGCGCCTGGACGTGCTCGCGCCCTTCCAGCGGCCGCTGCTCGTCGTGTGTGGCGGCATCGCGGTGGACCTGGAGAAGCTGCGCGCCTGGCACGCCGGCCGGGCGACCTCGGGCCGCGAGGCGGGCGAGTAG
- a CDS encoding DUF3667 domain-containing protein: MHSSASGAASVTVGGAARHCTQCEAELHGSYCAQCGLKRFERHDLSLEHYAHEAFHEIFHVDGRLWRTLRLLFTRPGQLTQEAVSGRRALSVTPMRLFLLTSALFFFVGHTSYFTLDTIVRYEPGSTPEASMAKAEGFYAWKGKKLGQPPELVKEHLEAQFASRNKLAQIATVGLFVLLLAGLYLGSGHYFVEHLIFGLHVYSFRFIFSTLTEPLIVKLKVPWQVSLPIGTLVIASYLFLALRRVYGGHPLATALRTLVLVAAFQVFTFFAVYLSITSVMH, encoded by the coding sequence ATGCATTCGTCAGCGTCCGGCGCCGCCTCGGTGACAGTCGGCGGCGCAGCCCGTCACTGCACCCAGTGCGAGGCCGAGCTCCACGGCTCCTACTGCGCGCAGTGCGGCCTCAAGCGCTTCGAGCGGCACGACCTCTCGCTCGAGCACTACGCGCACGAGGCCTTCCACGAGATCTTCCACGTGGACGGGCGGCTGTGGCGCACCCTGCGGCTGCTGTTCACGCGGCCCGGTCAGCTCACGCAGGAGGCGGTGTCGGGGCGCCGCGCGCTGTCGGTCACGCCGATGCGGCTCTTCCTGCTCACCAGCGCCCTGTTCTTCTTCGTCGGGCACACCAGCTACTTCACGCTGGACACCATCGTCCGCTACGAGCCGGGCTCGACGCCCGAGGCCTCGATGGCGAAGGCAGAAGGGTTCTACGCCTGGAAGGGCAAGAAGCTCGGCCAGCCGCCGGAGCTCGTGAAGGAGCACCTCGAGGCGCAGTTCGCGAGCCGCAACAAGCTCGCGCAGATCGCGACCGTGGGGCTCTTCGTGCTGCTGCTCGCCGGGCTCTACCTGGGAAGCGGGCACTACTTCGTCGAGCACCTCATCTTCGGGCTGCACGTCTACAGCTTCCGCTTCATCTTCAGCACGCTCACAGAGCCCCTGATCGTGAAGCTGAAGGTGCCATGGCAGGTGAGCCTTCCCATCGGCACGCTCGTGATCGCGAGCTATCTGTTTCTCGCGCTGCGGCGCGTGTATGGCGGCCACCCGCTGGCGACCGCGCTGCGCACGCTGGTGCTGGTCGCTGCGTTCCAGGTGTTCACCTTCTTCGCCGTCTACCTCTCCATCACGAGCGTGATGCACTGA
- the aroF gene encoding 3-deoxy-7-phosphoheptulonate synthase, producing the protein MLIVMRPDATAQDIERVNDEIRRRGWRPHPIPGGSRTAIGITGNPGAVEPEPFRVLPGVADAVPISQPFKLVSREVKPDDTRFSMGNLEIGGNALHVLAGPCSVESREQILSTAHAVKASGATFLRGGAFKPRTSPYEFQGLKLDGLELLAAARKETGLRVVTEVKDVETLASVAEHTDMLQIGARNMQNFSLLEAVGDLRKPVLLKRGMSATLKELLMAAEYIVARGNTQVILCERGIRTFETMTRNTLDLNAVPILKNLSHLPVFVDPSHGIGVRKAVPAMCRAAVAVGADGLIIEVHPNPPMAKSDGFQSLDFAEFERTMAEVRAVAQAVGRTVARLGERPGAV; encoded by the coding sequence ATGTTGATCGTGATGCGACCCGACGCGACGGCCCAGGACATCGAGCGTGTGAACGACGAGATCCGCCGCCGTGGTTGGCGTCCCCATCCGATCCCAGGAGGCAGCCGCACCGCGATCGGCATCACCGGCAACCCCGGTGCGGTGGAGCCCGAGCCCTTCCGGGTCCTTCCTGGCGTTGCGGACGCAGTGCCGATCAGCCAGCCCTTCAAGCTGGTGAGCCGCGAGGTGAAGCCGGACGACACCCGCTTCTCCATGGGCAACCTGGAGATCGGCGGCAACGCCCTGCACGTGCTCGCCGGGCCCTGCTCGGTGGAGAGCCGCGAGCAGATCCTCTCCACCGCGCACGCGGTGAAGGCGAGCGGCGCCACCTTCCTGCGCGGCGGGGCGTTCAAGCCCCGCACCAGCCCCTACGAGTTCCAGGGCCTGAAGCTGGACGGCCTGGAGCTGCTCGCGGCGGCGCGCAAGGAGACGGGCCTGCGCGTGGTGACCGAGGTGAAGGACGTGGAGACGCTCGCGTCCGTCGCCGAGCACACGGACATGCTGCAGATCGGCGCGCGCAACATGCAGAACTTCTCGCTGCTCGAGGCCGTGGGAGACCTGCGCAAGCCGGTGCTGCTCAAGCGCGGCATGAGCGCCACCCTCAAGGAGCTCTTGATGGCGGCCGAGTACATCGTGGCGCGCGGCAACACCCAGGTCATCCTCTGCGAGCGCGGCATCCGCACCTTCGAGACGATGACGCGCAACACGCTGGACCTCAACGCGGTGCCCATCCTCAAGAACCTCAGCCACCTGCCGGTGTTCGTGGATCCCTCCCACGGCATCGGCGTGCGCAAGGCGGTGCCGGCCATGTGCCGCGCCGCGGTGGCGGTGGGAGCGGACGGCCTCATCATCGAGGTCCACCCGAACCCGCCGATGGCGAAGAGCGACGGCTTCCAGTCGCTCGACTTCGCCGAGTTCGAGCGGACCATGGCCGAGGTGCGCGCGGTGGCGCAGGCCGTGGGCCGCACCGTCGCCCGGCTCGGCGAGCGGCCAGGCGCTGTCTGA
- the trpD gene encoding anthranilate phosphoribosyltransferase — MKEALGKVVCRRDLTREEMAHVMGQLLAGEATPAQVASFATALRMKGETEDELLGAAEAMRACAARLSPSAEIVLDTCGTGGDGAHTFNISTAVAFVAAGAGVTVAKHGNRAVSSRCGSADVLAALGLTLERPHADVTRDIDTHGLGFLFAPSHHSALRHVAQARRELGFHSVFNLLGPLTNPAGARYQLLGTFAGERVEQTARVLGRLGSRRAWVVHGHDGLDELSPCGPSDVAELGEDGRVRLFTLRPEDAGLRPVPPESIKGGDAAENAQRLRALLRGEERDSGVRTAVLLNAAAALVVVSKAVDLKDGVARAAHAIDSGAAAAKLQALVSGSGGPTP; from the coding sequence ATCAAGGAAGCACTCGGCAAGGTCGTCTGCCGGCGAGACCTGACCCGCGAGGAGATGGCCCACGTCATGGGCCAGCTGCTCGCCGGCGAGGCCACGCCTGCGCAGGTGGCGTCGTTCGCCACGGCGCTGCGCATGAAGGGCGAGACCGAGGACGAGCTGCTCGGAGCGGCCGAGGCCATGCGCGCCTGCGCCGCGCGGCTCAGCCCCTCGGCCGAGATCGTGCTGGACACCTGCGGCACCGGGGGTGACGGCGCGCACACCTTCAACATCTCCACGGCCGTGGCCTTCGTGGCCGCGGGCGCGGGCGTCACCGTGGCGAAGCACGGCAACCGCGCGGTGAGCAGCCGCTGCGGCAGTGCGGACGTGCTCGCCGCGCTGGGGCTCACCCTGGAGCGTCCCCACGCGGACGTGACCCGGGACATCGACACGCACGGGCTGGGCTTCCTCTTCGCGCCCAGCCACCACTCCGCGCTGCGCCACGTGGCGCAGGCTCGGCGCGAGCTGGGCTTCCACTCGGTGTTCAACCTGCTCGGGCCGCTCACCAACCCCGCGGGCGCGCGCTACCAGCTGCTCGGCACCTTCGCCGGGGAGCGGGTGGAGCAGACGGCGCGCGTGCTGGGGCGGCTGGGCAGCCGGCGCGCCTGGGTGGTGCACGGGCACGACGGGCTGGACGAGCTGTCGCCCTGTGGGCCCAGCGACGTGGCGGAGCTCGGCGAGGACGGGCGCGTGCGGCTGTTCACGCTGCGCCCCGAGGACGCAGGGCTGCGCCCCGTGCCGCCCGAGAGCATCAAGGGCGGTGACGCGGCGGAGAACGCGCAGCGGCTGCGCGCCCTGCTGCGGGGCGAGGAGCGCGACAGCGGCGTGCGCACCGCGGTGCTGCTCAACGCGGCGGCGGCGCTCGTCGTCGTGTCCAAGGCGGTGGACCTGAAGGACGGCGTCGCCCGGGCGGCGCACGCCATCGACTCGGGCGCCGCGGCGGCGAAGCTGCAGGCGCTCGTCTCCGGAAGCGGAGGCCCCACCCCATGA
- a CDS encoding indole-3-glycerol-phosphate synthase, protein MTPSTSPTVDLLAAIFARKREQLAHRAPLQAPRAVPARRPFLEALTSPRAHVHVIAEVKRKSPSGGLFPHPDLVAVARAYAAAGASALSVLTDAEDFGGSPEDLLAIREAVALPVLRKDFLCAPQEVQESAALGADAVLLIADALEDALLQEMLHAAREARVDALVEAHTLQHAERALAAGALLVGINNRNLATLRTDTATALQVLPGLVGRARGLVAESGLRTREDFAAARAAGAHAVLVGESLLRDADPGRALSRLLGGAS, encoded by the coding sequence ATGACCCCGTCGACCTCCCCCACCGTGGACCTGCTCGCCGCCATCTTCGCCCGCAAGCGCGAGCAGCTGGCCCACCGCGCCCCGCTCCAGGCGCCGCGCGCCGTCCCCGCGCGCCGCCCCTTCCTCGAGGCCCTCACCTCCCCGCGCGCCCACGTGCACGTGATTGCGGAGGTGAAGCGCAAGAGCCCCAGCGGGGGCCTCTTCCCGCACCCGGACCTGGTGGCGGTGGCGCGCGCGTACGCGGCCGCGGGCGCGAGCGCGCTCAGCGTGCTCACGGACGCGGAGGACTTCGGGGGCAGCCCCGAGGACCTCCTGGCCATCCGCGAGGCCGTGGCGCTGCCCGTCCTGCGCAAGGACTTCCTCTGCGCCCCGCAGGAGGTGCAGGAGAGCGCGGCGCTCGGCGCGGACGCGGTGCTGCTCATCGCAGACGCGCTCGAGGACGCGCTGCTGCAGGAGATGCTGCACGCGGCGCGCGAGGCGCGGGTGGATGCGCTCGTGGAGGCGCACACCCTGCAGCACGCCGAGCGCGCGCTCGCGGCCGGGGCGCTGCTCGTGGGCATCAACAACCGCAACCTCGCCACCCTGCGCACCGACACGGCCACGGCGCTGCAGGTGCTGCCGGGGCTGGTGGGCCGGGCGCGCGGGCTCGTGGCGGAGAGCGGGCTGCGCACGCGCGAGGACTTCGCGGCGGCGCGCGCCGCGGGCGCCCACGCGGTGCTGGTGGGCGAGTCGCTGCTGCGCGACGCGGACCCGGGCCGCGCGCTCTCGCGCCTGCTCGGAGGTGCATCTTGA
- a CDS encoding phosphoribosylanthranilate isomerase, with product MSGLISGPTRVRVKVCGVTRLEDAQDAWEAGADALGLNFCARSPRCVSPEAAAALARTRPPFGSVVGVFVDEAPARIRALVAQCGLGAVQLHGEEPPEQCRGYGVPVIKAVRVRGPADVARARAYVGAGDVRALLLDGASPGQGVGFDWALLEPLRGCGLPLLVAGGLTPQNVEAAVRATRPYGVDVASGVERAPGLKDPRAVRAFVRAAQTPFMQEPHP from the coding sequence TTGAGTGGGCTCATCAGCGGGCCCACCCGGGTGCGCGTGAAGGTGTGCGGCGTCACCCGGCTCGAGGACGCGCAGGACGCGTGGGAGGCCGGCGCGGACGCGCTGGGGCTGAACTTCTGCGCGCGCTCGCCGCGCTGCGTGTCCCCCGAGGCCGCGGCGGCGCTCGCCCGCACGCGGCCTCCCTTCGGCAGCGTGGTGGGGGTGTTCGTGGACGAGGCCCCCGCGCGCATCCGCGCGCTCGTCGCGCAGTGCGGCCTCGGCGCCGTGCAGCTGCACGGGGAGGAGCCGCCGGAGCAGTGCCGGGGCTACGGCGTCCCCGTCATCAAGGCCGTGCGCGTGCGCGGCCCCGCGGACGTGGCGCGGGCGCGCGCGTACGTGGGGGCGGGCGACGTGCGCGCGCTGCTGCTGGACGGCGCCTCGCCCGGCCAGGGCGTGGGCTTCGACTGGGCGCTGCTCGAGCCCTTGCGCGGCTGCGGGCTGCCCCTGCTCGTGGCCGGCGGCCTCACCCCCCAGAACGTGGAAGCTGCCGTGAGGGCCACGCGCCCCTACGGCGTGGACGTGGCCAGCGGCGTGGAGCGTGCGCCCGGCCTCAAGGACCCCCGCGCGGTGCGCGCCTTCGTGCGCGCCGCCCAGACCCCCTTCATGCAGGAACCCCACCCATGA
- the trpB gene encoding tryptophan synthase subunit beta — translation MSTQNDPQATPGRFGPFGGRYVPETLVPALQELEQAYDAARQDPQFQAHVAQVLREFVGRETPLTPARRLTEAWGGAQVWLKREDLAHTGAHKINNTVGQVLLARRMGKRRIIAETGAGQHGVATATACALFGLPCEVFMGASDVERQALNVFRMRALGATVHPVESGSRTLKDAMNEAMRIWVARVHDTHYVIGSAAGPHPFPTLVRDFQSVIGREVRRQAQEAFGRLPDAVIACIGGGSNAIGALHPFVEDAGVRLVGVEAGGRGLHTREHGASLTLGSTGVFHGMRSLVLQDEHGQIQEAHSISAGLDYPGVGPELAHLAKAGRLEVRSATDEEALAAFYEVSRTEGILPALETSHAFARAAELARELGKGKHLVVNLSGRGDKDMGIIMKHPMPQAPSAEGRVH, via the coding sequence ATGAGCACGCAGAACGACCCCCAGGCCACCCCCGGCCGCTTCGGCCCCTTCGGCGGCCGCTACGTCCCCGAGACCCTCGTCCCCGCGCTGCAGGAGCTGGAGCAGGCCTACGACGCGGCCCGCCAGGACCCGCAGTTCCAGGCCCACGTGGCGCAGGTGCTGCGCGAGTTCGTGGGGCGCGAGACGCCGCTCACCCCCGCGCGCCGGCTCACCGAGGCGTGGGGCGGTGCGCAGGTGTGGCTCAAGCGCGAGGACCTGGCGCACACCGGCGCGCACAAGATCAACAACACCGTGGGCCAGGTGCTGCTGGCCCGGCGCATGGGCAAGCGGCGCATCATCGCGGAGACGGGCGCGGGCCAGCACGGCGTGGCCACGGCCACCGCGTGCGCGCTCTTCGGCCTGCCCTGCGAGGTGTTCATGGGCGCCTCGGACGTGGAGCGCCAGGCGCTCAACGTGTTCCGCATGCGCGCGCTGGGCGCCACCGTGCACCCGGTGGAGAGCGGCAGCCGCACCCTCAAGGACGCGATGAACGAGGCGATGCGCATCTGGGTCGCGCGCGTGCACGACACCCACTACGTCATCGGCAGCGCGGCCGGGCCCCACCCCTTCCCCACCCTGGTGCGCGACTTCCAGTCCGTCATCGGGCGCGAGGTGCGGCGCCAGGCGCAGGAGGCCTTCGGGCGGCTGCCGGACGCGGTCATCGCGTGCATCGGCGGCGGCTCCAACGCCATCGGCGCGCTGCACCCCTTCGTGGAGGACGCGGGCGTGCGGCTGGTGGGCGTGGAGGCCGGCGGCCGCGGCCTGCACACCCGCGAGCACGGCGCCTCGCTCACCCTGGGCAGCACGGGCGTGTTCCACGGCATGCGCTCGCTCGTGCTGCAGGACGAGCACGGGCAGATCCAGGAGGCCCACTCCATCAGCGCGGGCCTCGACTACCCGGGCGTGGGCCCCGAGCTCGCGCACCTGGCGAAGGCGGGCCGGCTCGAGGTGCGCTCCGCCACGGACGAGGAGGCGCTCGCCGCCTTCTACGAGGTGAGCCGCACCGAGGGCATCCTGCCTGCCCTGGAGACCAGCCACGCCTTCGCGCGCGCCGCCGAGCTCGCGCGCGAGCTGGGCAAGGGCAAGCACCTGGTGGTGAACCTCTCGGGCCGCGGGGACAAGGACATGGGCATCATCATGAAGCACCCCATGCCGCAGGCCCCCAGCGCCGAAGGGAGGGTGCACTGA
- the trpA gene encoding tryptophan synthase subunit alpha, whose translation MARSEKALGPLQAAFAQARARGECALVGYAMAGDPDLAASLEVFCAMVEGGADVLELGVAFSDPIADGPVIQAASERALKAGATLPRVLTELVPALRKRCPHTPLVIMTYANVVLAYGEQRFAETAAAAGVSGAILPDLPPEESGAVRDLFDRAGLDLVPLCAPTTPPARAQGIAREARGFLYCVSVAGVTGMRAELPPELRGRLDLVRAASRVPVVAGFGISTAEQAASLAAHADGVVVGSAIVRAAHAGGPAAARQVCAELKRGLRRAP comes from the coding sequence ATGGCGCGCTCGGAGAAGGCGCTCGGACCCCTGCAGGCCGCGTTCGCGCAGGCCCGCGCGCGCGGCGAGTGCGCGCTGGTGGGCTACGCGATGGCTGGAGACCCGGACCTCGCCGCTTCGCTCGAGGTGTTCTGCGCCATGGTGGAGGGCGGCGCGGACGTGCTGGAGCTCGGCGTCGCCTTCAGCGACCCCATCGCGGACGGGCCGGTCATCCAGGCCGCGAGCGAGCGCGCGCTGAAGGCCGGCGCCACCCTGCCCCGCGTGCTCACCGAGCTGGTGCCCGCGCTGCGCAAGCGCTGCCCGCACACGCCGCTGGTCATCATGACCTACGCGAACGTGGTGCTCGCCTACGGTGAGCAGCGCTTCGCGGAGACCGCCGCGGCCGCGGGCGTGAGCGGCGCCATCCTGCCGGACCTCCCGCCCGAGGAGAGCGGCGCCGTGCGCGACCTCTTCGACCGCGCGGGGCTGGACCTCGTGCCGCTGTGCGCCCCCACCACGCCGCCCGCGCGCGCGCAGGGCATCGCCCGCGAGGCGCGCGGCTTCCTGTACTGCGTCTCCGTGGCGGGCGTCACCGGCATGCGCGCGGAGCTCCCGCCGGAGCTGCGCGGGCGGCTGGACCTGGTGCGCGCGGCCTCGCGCGTGCCGGTGGTGGCCGGCTTCGGCATCTCCACGGCGGAGCAGGCCGCCTCGCTCGCCGCCCACGCGGACGGGGTGGTGGTGGGCAGCGCCATCGTGCGCGCGGCCCACGCCGGGGGCCCCGCCGCGGCGCGCCAGGTGTGCGCCGAGCTCAAGCGCGGGCTGCGCCGTGCGCCCTGA
- a CDS encoding type IV pilus twitching motility protein PilT — MPKLDAAIEKLFRQGATEFVLRTGELPQMLSPSGAQPVLKQSLNSAQVIALIAELAPYPLQEALAREGTQVFSYASTPGRVRVQVELVGGHVIASVRPEAMAMAPPPSPAPAAAPAPAPAPRAAAEPVAPLPNVVVPVGEQSQRKLPPADARGAMEFLLKEMVSRRASDLHLSSDTGPMFRIDGDICADPALRPMTPERLKELLWSIAPERNREEWERTKDTDFAHETADARFRVNVFADRRGIGAVLRQIPTKIKSAEELGLSSHLLELCHLTKGLVLVTGPTGSGKSTTLAAMLDYVNTHRSDHIITIEDPIEFVHPNKKCLVNQREIGVHTQGFKNALRAALREDPDVVLVGELRDLETISIAIETAETGHLVFGTLHTNTAPSTVDRIIDQFPTDRQAQVRTMLSESLKGVVSQTLCKRIGGGRAAALEVLLGTGSVANLIREGKTFQLPSIMQTGKAAGMVTLNDALFDLVKRGVVAPADALSKAVAKTEFKAMLERGGFKLEQAAAA; from the coding sequence ATGCCCAAGCTCGACGCTGCCATCGAAAAACTCTTCCGCCAGGGCGCCACGGAGTTCGTACTGCGCACCGGTGAGCTCCCCCAGATGCTCTCGCCCTCGGGTGCGCAGCCCGTGCTCAAGCAGAGCCTCAACAGCGCGCAGGTGATCGCGCTCATCGCCGAGCTCGCGCCGTACCCGCTGCAGGAGGCGCTGGCGCGTGAGGGGACGCAGGTGTTCAGCTACGCGAGCACCCCGGGCCGCGTGCGCGTGCAGGTGGAGCTGGTGGGAGGCCACGTCATCGCCTCCGTGCGGCCCGAGGCCATGGCCATGGCCCCGCCGCCGAGCCCCGCGCCTGCGGCCGCGCCCGCGCCTGCGCCTGCGCCCCGGGCAGCCGCCGAGCCGGTGGCGCCGCTGCCGAACGTCGTCGTGCCGGTGGGCGAGCAGTCCCAGCGCAAGCTCCCGCCTGCCGACGCGCGCGGCGCGATGGAGTTCCTGCTCAAGGAGATGGTGAGCCGGCGCGCGAGCGACCTGCACCTCTCGAGCGATACCGGCCCCATGTTCCGCATCGACGGGGACATCTGCGCGGACCCGGCGCTGCGCCCGATGACGCCCGAGCGCCTCAAGGAGCTGCTCTGGAGCATCGCCCCGGAGCGCAACCGCGAGGAGTGGGAGCGGACCAAGGACACCGACTTCGCCCACGAGACGGCGGACGCGCGCTTCCGCGTCAACGTGTTCGCGGACCGCCGGGGCATCGGCGCGGTGCTGCGGCAGATCCCCACCAAGATCAAGAGCGCCGAGGAGCTGGGCCTGAGCTCGCACCTGCTCGAGCTCTGCCACCTCACCAAGGGCCTGGTGCTCGTCACCGGCCCCACCGGCAGCGGCAAGAGCACCACGCTCGCCGCGATGCTCGACTACGTCAACACGCACCGCTCGGACCACATCATCACCATCGAGGACCCGATCGAGTTCGTGCACCCGAACAAGAAGTGCCTCGTGAACCAGCGCGAGATCGGCGTGCACACCCAGGGCTTCAAGAACGCGCTGCGCGCCGCGCTGCGCGAGGACCCGGACGTGGTGCTGGTGGGCGAGCTGCGCGACCTGGAGACCATCTCCATCGCCATCGAGACGGCGGAGACCGGCCACCTGGTCTTCGGCACCCTGCACACCAACACCGCTCCCTCCACGGTGGACCGCATCATCGACCAGTTCCCCACCGACCGGCAGGCGCAGGTGCGCACCATGCTCTCCGAGAGCCTCAAGGGCGTGGTCTCGCAGACGCTGTGCAAGCGCATCGGCGGCGGGCGCGCCGCGGCGCTCGAGGTGCTGCTGGGCACCGGCAGCGTGGCGAACCTCATCCGCGAGGGGAAGACCTTCCAGCTGCCCTCCATCATGCAGACCGGCAAGGCGGCCGGCATGGTCACGCTCAACGACGCGCTCTTCGACCTGGTGAAGCGCGGCGTGGTCGCGCCGGCGGACGCGCTGTCCAAGGCCGTGGCCAAGACCGAGTTCAAGGCCATGCTCGAGCGCGGCGGCTTCAAGCTGGAGCAGGCCGCCGCGGCCTAG